The following are encoded together in the Marmota flaviventris isolate mMarFla1 chromosome 18, mMarFla1.hap1, whole genome shotgun sequence genome:
- the Prodh2 gene encoding hydroxyproline dehydrogenase isoform X1, translating into MLRTHRVLYSQAGPSSGDWQPLNFDGEAFHLKGTGELARALLVLRLCAWPPLVTHGLALQAWSQRLLGSRLSGALLRASVYGQFVAGETQEEVEGCVRQLQALGLRPLLAVPTEEEPDSAAQTGEAWYEGNLDAMLRCVDLSRGLPESPDLAGKTLMQLKVTALASTRLCKDLTSWITKPGVSSELSPERLAEAMDSGQNLQVSCLNTEQNQHLQASLSRLNRVAQDTHERLRRDAEAAHRAGLAFGVKLVRGAYLEKERKVSQLRGTEDPTQPDYEATSRSYSRCLELMLSLVSHHGPMCHLMVASHNEESVRQATKRMWELGIPLDGPVCFGQLLGMCDHVSLALGQAGYMVYKSIPYGCLKEVIPYLIRRAQENRSVLQGARREQALLSRELWRRLLGRSRRLPH; encoded by the exons ATGCTCCGGACCCATCGAGTGCTCTACTCGCAGGCTGGGCCCTCCTCTGGGGACTGGCAGCCCCTGAATTTCGATGGCGAGGCCTTCCACCTCAAGGGCACAGGGGAGCTGGCGCGGGCTCTGCTGGTGCTACGGCTGTGTGCCTGGCCCCCTTTGGTCACCCACGGGCTGGCG CTCCAGGCCTGGTCTCAGCGACTCCTGGGCTCGCGGCTCTCGGGTGCCCTTCTCCGGGCATCTGTCTACGGGCAGTTTGTGGCTGGAGAGACCCAAGAGGAGGTGGAGGGCTGTGTCCGGCAGCTCCAGGCCCTGGGCCTCCGGCCCCTGCTGGCGGTGCCCACTGAGGAGGAGCCAGACTCGGCTGCTCAGACGGG TGAGGCCTGGTATGAGGGCAACCTGGATGCCATGCTGCGGTGTGTGGACCTGTCACGAGGCCTCCCGGAGAGCCCCGACCTGGCTGGGAAGACCCTCATGCAGCTGAAGGTGACGGCGCTGGCCAGCACTCGGCTCTGT AAGGACCTGACCTCATGGATCACAAAGCCAGGGGTCTCCTCAGAGCTGAGCCCGGAGAGGTTGGCAGAAGCCATGGACTCTGGACAG AACCTCCAGGTATCCTGCCTCAACACTGAGCAGAACCAGCATCTCCAGGCCTCCCTGAGCCGCTTGAACCGGGTGGCACAG GATACACATGAACGGCTGCGGCGTGATGCCGAGGCGGCACACAGGGCAGGCCTGGCCTTTGGAGTGAAGTTGGTCCGAGGTGCCTAtctggaaaaggagagaaaagtgtCCCAGCTTCGGGGGACAGAAGACCCCACTCAGCCTGACTATGAGGCCACCAGTCGGAG TTACAGCCGCTGTCTGGAGTTGATGCTGAGCCTCGTGTCCCACCATGGCCCCATGTGCCACCTCATGGTGGCTTCCCACAATGAAGAATCTGTTCGCCAGGCAACTAAGCG CATGTGGGAGCTGGGCATTCCTCTGGATGGACCTGTCTGTTTTGGACAACTTCTGGGCATGTGTGACCACGTGTCCCTAGCACTGG GGCAGGCTGGATATATGGTGTATAAGTCCATCCCCTACGGCTGCCTGAAGGAGGTGATCCCCTACCTGATTCGGAGGGCCCAGGAGAACCGCAGTGTGCTGCAGGGTGCCCGCAGGGAGCAGGCATTGCTCAGCCGAGAACTGTGGCGGAGGCTGCTGGGGAGAAGCAGAAGGCTACCCCATTAG
- the LOC139702654 gene encoding inactive serine/threonine-protein kinase TEX14-like, whose product MPSLPSRFPVELGSVRDPDAQVGRLHRLAVAGGPSWGLARLLRRVVQVDGENSAGQTGLFLSALLGHSSAVRLLLAFGANPNHRCRDGSTPVHAGAFSGCGLVMLHLLQAGGDLRLHDQQGRTPRDWAEQGGAKPCWEMLELLQLCHAHMSALLHGADLAPTTSLGQLQASSGNSMCGFLSSLWLVQTDRTLKSEQIRRSPQIPVLGFGQLSSLQPLGLVTGIPLVDPKELLPAQGEPDRTYESTSHTLMVNLLWRSHPVAVRRLKVPGAHPDVLLADLQHCSTLHHPNLLLLMALSPSVDLSGLCLLFEPVWLGSLHVVLHSQRPSEEGPQTVPGLLPGHLLLQVLEALLFLQARWRAHGGLTSHAVQLVRPGLAKVGNLEHGRPLHQCRLRPRLQQGYPWGNQGLPPPPELYPWLPLELIHGDMPASTSDLYSFCILAQEVFTGELPWAGREGPEVKAKLEAGESPTLDPMVPAPYQALVQAGLGLGPADRWGSLQSTRYLLREAMAQDSSPEVGSTLEWTTLSPLLQGSLPEKLFYEVASRVKTRPRPVPPGPIPSQALETPEATGHSRVQRSATLDSGSSLTLSSSPSCSPSPRARGRLHCRLEPSSIGPALPSSFQESASLLGTQSSEEQFERKFSVKIQALQGLLQHPHRARWSSVTPRGSPSLFPLQAPGTELIAEGLFSSLQQMDLLEEIMAELQSGCQLEDKPSLSLTPGTDC is encoded by the exons ATGCCCTCGCTGCCCTCACGCTTCCCAGTGGAACTGGGCTCCGTGCGGGATCCAGATGCCCAGGTGGGCCGTCTGCATCGTCTGGCGGTGGCCGGGGGCCCAAGCTGGGGTCTGGCCAGGCTCCTGCGGAGAG TTGTCCAGGTGGATGGTGAGAACTCTGCTGGGCAGACGGGGCTTTTCCTCTCAGCACTGTTGGGCCACAGCTCTGCCGTGCGGCTTCTCTTGGCCTTTGGCGCCAACCCCAACCA CCGCTGCCGTGATGGCAGCACACCAGTGCATGCGGGCGCCTTCTCAGGCTGTGGCCTGGTGATGCTGCACCTGCTGCAGGCGGGGGGTGACCTGCGCCTGCATGACCAGCAGGGTCGCACACCACGAGACTGGGCTGAGCAGGGGGGTGCCAAACCATGCTGGGAG ATGCTGGAGCTGTTGCAGCTGTGTCATGCCCATATGTCAGCACTACTGCATGGTGCTGACCTGGCACCTACTACTTCCCTGGGTCAACTGCAGGCCAGCTCCGGGAATAGCATGTGTGGCTTCCTGTCCTCTCTGTGGCTGGTACAGACAGACAG AACACTGAAGTCAGAGCAGATCAGGAGATCCCCTCAAATCCCAGTTTTGGGGTTTGGCCAG CTGAGCAGCCTGCAGCCACTGGGGCTGGTCACAGGCATACCCCTGGTGGACCCCAAGGAGCTGCTACCAGCCCAGGGCGAACCTGACCGCACCTACGAGAGCACTTCCCATACCCTCATGGTCAA CCTCCTGTGGAGGAGCCACCCTGTGGCTGTGCGGCGGCTGAAGGTCCCAGGAGCCCACCCTGATGTGCTGCTGGCTGACCTTCAGCACTGCAG CACCCTGCACCACCCCAACCTGCTGCTGCTGATGGCACTGAGCCCCTCTGTGGACCTGTCGGGGCTGTGCCTCCTGTTTGAGCCCGTGTGGCTGGGCTCCCTGCACGTGGTGCTGCACTCACAGAGACCAAGTGAGGAGGGTCCCCAAACCGTGCCAGGCTTGCTGCCCGGCCACCTGCTGCTGCAGGTGTTGGAGGCCCTGCTGTTCCTGCAGGCCCGCTGGCGGGCCCACGGTGGACTCACCTCCCATGCCGTGCAGCTGGTGCGGCCAGGCCTGGCTAAGGTGGGCAACCTGGAGCATGGGCGCCCACTGCACCAATGCCGGCTGCGACCCAG GCTGCAGCAGGGCTACCCTTGGGGGAACCAAGGGCTGCCCCCACCCCCTGAACTGTACCCATGGCTGCCACTTGAGCTGATCCACGGTGACATGCCTGCCTCCACCTCAGATCTCTACAGTTTCTGCATCCTGGCTCAGGAGGTTTTCACTG GAGAGCTGCCCTGGGCTGGGAGAGAGGGGCCTGAGGTGAAGGCTAAGCTGGAGGCAGGTGAGAGCCCAACTCTGGACCCCATGGTGCCAGCCCCCTACCAGGCCCTGGTTCAGGCTGGGCTGGGCCTAGGGCCTGCTGACCGCTGGGGCAGCTTGCAGAGTACTCGATACCTGCTGCGGGAGGCCATGGCCCAG GACTCATCCCctgaggttggttccacattGGAGTGGACCACACTGTCCCCTCTACTGCAGGGTTCTCTACCAG AGAAACTGTTCTATGAGGTAGCTTCCAGAGTCAAGACCAGAcccaggcctgtgccaccaggcCCCATCCCATCCCAG GCCCTGGAGACTCCTGAGGCCACAGGCCACAGCAGAGTGCAGAGGAGTGCAACCTTGGACTCCGGCAGCAGCTTGACTCTCAGCAGCAGCCCCAGCTGCAGCCCTAGCCCCAGAGCCAGGGGCCGCCTGCACTGCCGTCTGGAACCTAGCTCCATA ggccctgccctgccctccagcTTCCAGGAATCGGCCTCCCTGCTGGGGACCCAGAGCTCTGAGGAGCAGTTTGAGAGGAAGTTCTCAGTCAAGATTCAAGCCCTGCAGGGGCTGCTGCAGCACCCACACAGG GCCCGCTGGAGCTCCGTGACCCCCAGGGGCAGCCCAAGCCTTTTTCCCCTGCAGGCACCTGGCACTGAACTGATCGCAGAAGGGCTCTTCTCCAGCCTGCAGCA GATGGACCTTCTGGAGGAGATCATGGCAGAGCTGCAGAGTGGATGCCAACTGGAAGacaagcccagcctcagcctcacccCTGGCACAGATTGCTAG
- the Prodh2 gene encoding hydroxyproline dehydrogenase isoform X2, whose product MLRTHRVLYSQAGPSSGDWQPLNFDGEAFHLKGTGELARALLVLRLCAWPPLVTHGLALQAWSQRLLGSRLSGALLRASVYGQFVAGETQEEVEGCVRQLQALGLRPLLAVPTEEEPDSAAQTGEAWYEGNLDAMLRCVDLSRGLPESPDLAGKTLMQLKVTALASTRLCKDLTSWITKPGVSSELSPERLAEAMDSGQNLQVSCLNTEQNQHLQASLSRLNRVAQYARDQQVRLLVDAEYTFINPALSLLVAALAVRWNSPREGGPWVWNTYQAYLKDTHERLRRDAEAAHRAGLAFGVKLVRGAYLEKERKVSQLRGTEDPTQPDYEATSRSYSRCLELMLSLVSHHGPMCHLMVASHNEESVRQATKRMWELGIPLDGPVCFGQLLGMCDHVSLALGQAGYMVYKSIPYGCLKEVIPYLIRRAQENRSVLQGARREQALLSRELWRRLLGRSRRLPH is encoded by the exons ATGCTCCGGACCCATCGAGTGCTCTACTCGCAGGCTGGGCCCTCCTCTGGGGACTGGCAGCCCCTGAATTTCGATGGCGAGGCCTTCCACCTCAAGGGCACAGGGGAGCTGGCGCGGGCTCTGCTGGTGCTACGGCTGTGTGCCTGGCCCCCTTTGGTCACCCACGGGCTGGCG CTCCAGGCCTGGTCTCAGCGACTCCTGGGCTCGCGGCTCTCGGGTGCCCTTCTCCGGGCATCTGTCTACGGGCAGTTTGTGGCTGGAGAGACCCAAGAGGAGGTGGAGGGCTGTGTCCGGCAGCTCCAGGCCCTGGGCCTCCGGCCCCTGCTGGCGGTGCCCACTGAGGAGGAGCCAGACTCGGCTGCTCAGACGGG TGAGGCCTGGTATGAGGGCAACCTGGATGCCATGCTGCGGTGTGTGGACCTGTCACGAGGCCTCCCGGAGAGCCCCGACCTGGCTGGGAAGACCCTCATGCAGCTGAAGGTGACGGCGCTGGCCAGCACTCGGCTCTGT AAGGACCTGACCTCATGGATCACAAAGCCAGGGGTCTCCTCAGAGCTGAGCCCGGAGAGGTTGGCAGAAGCCATGGACTCTGGACAG AACCTCCAGGTATCCTGCCTCAACACTGAGCAGAACCAGCATCTCCAGGCCTCCCTGAGCCGCTTGAACCGGGTGGCACAG TATGCCCGGGACCAGCAGGTGAGGCTCCTGGTGGACGCGGAGTACACCTTCATCAACCCCGCGCTCTCTCTGCTGGTCGCTGCCCTGGCTGTGCGCTGGAACAGCCCTCGGGAAGgtgggccctgggtgtggaacaCGTACCAGGCCTATCTGAAG GATACACATGAACGGCTGCGGCGTGATGCCGAGGCGGCACACAGGGCAGGCCTGGCCTTTGGAGTGAAGTTGGTCCGAGGTGCCTAtctggaaaaggagagaaaagtgtCCCAGCTTCGGGGGACAGAAGACCCCACTCAGCCTGACTATGAGGCCACCAGTCGGAG TTACAGCCGCTGTCTGGAGTTGATGCTGAGCCTCGTGTCCCACCATGGCCCCATGTGCCACCTCATGGTGGCTTCCCACAATGAAGAATCTGTTCGCCAGGCAACTAAGCG CATGTGGGAGCTGGGCATTCCTCTGGATGGACCTGTCTGTTTTGGACAACTTCTGGGCATGTGTGACCACGTGTCCCTAGCACTGG GGCAGGCTGGATATATGGTGTATAAGTCCATCCCCTACGGCTGCCTGAAGGAGGTGATCCCCTACCTGATTCGGAGGGCCCAGGAGAACCGCAGTGTGCTGCAGGGTGCCCGCAGGGAGCAGGCATTGCTCAGCCGAGAACTGTGGCGGAGGCTGCTGGGGAGAAGCAGAAGGCTACCCCATTAG